In Etheostoma cragini isolate CJK2018 chromosome 9, CSU_Ecrag_1.0, whole genome shotgun sequence, the following are encoded in one genomic region:
- the si:ch73-40i7.5 gene encoding amyloid-beta A4 precursor protein-binding family A member 3 codes for MDSDVGTTDRPDSLCSATVPFDEDSEVEIRRQTAVTGSELEDSCNLIEPPPLDWRSDSSSEAGSAEELDDPSFPLSVDNLDMASPGETVLPHLGVSDIVAPVDVNLQGLVGNIGEPVQDIEVELEEEDEAVEEEVRVEDLDDLRSYQEEVTLSDKANRVSEEEVANKRSGDEDHSRIHTLLSQLQLMGDEPHSSRRTPPPLAQHQYSSTCDLEGCSPSLITDNSTETTGLLFSESHQRDLLGLLKFTEISATPIATSLPPRGDVDAVVSVSYSQEDAQRFWGHYGNGQQQRHREDSIASLPDDEYPEPVWMKLGEQPPEEEEAAAESEQSADHPSYKDVPGPCDPEDLLDGVIFGAKYLGSTQIKSEKNPSTNARMRQAQEAVDRIKAPEGESQPMTEVDLFISTQRIKVLTADTQEAMMDHALQMISYIADIGSIVVLMARRKRKCQNGEPASNSSSSSSSGPQKKCIMICHVFSSDDAQVIAQAIGQAFGVAYQQFLQASGIKASDLRPGEYSDYLESQELYNGDLAHFSDSQNIRDVAITKAAGEILGLAVVESGWGSILPTVVVANLLHGGPAERCGELSIGDRIMSVNSTSLVGLPITTCQNIIRDLKSQKYVKLSIVHCPPVTMAIIRRPDTKFQLGFSVEDGIICSLMRGGIAERGGIRVGHRIIEINGQSVVATPHEKIIQILTNAVGEIHLKTMPASTYRLLTGQEQPVFL; via the exons ATGGACTCAGACGTCGGCACCACTGATCGGCCGGACTCTTTGTGTTCTGCCACTGTCCCTTTTGATGAAGACTCAGAAGTTGAGATCAGGAGACAGACTGCTGTGACGGGTTCAGAGTTGGAGGACTCCTGCAACCTGATCGAGCCTCCTCCATTAGACTGGAGGTCGGACTCCTCCAGCGAGGCGGGCTCAGCAGAGGAGCTGGATGACcccagctttcctctctctgttgaCAATCTGGACATGGCCAGTCCGGGTGAGACAGTATTACCACATTTGGGCGTGAGTGACATTGTGGCTCCAGTCGATGTGAACCTGCAGGGGCTTGTGGGTAATATTGGTGAACCAGTCCAGGATATTGAGGTGGAATtggaagaagaggatgaagcAGTTGAGGAAGAGGTGAGAGTTGAGGATTTGGACGATCTTAGGTCATACCAGGAGGAGGTCACCTTAAGTGACAAGGCGAATAGGGTCAGTGAAGAGGAGGTTGCTAACAAGAGATCAGGTGATGAAGACCACAGCCGCATCCACACCCTGCTCAGCCAGCTCCAGCTGATGGGGGATGAGCCTCATTCCAGCCGCCGGACACCACCTCCCCTCGCCCAACACCAGTACTCCAGCACGTGTGACTTGGAAGGATGTTCTCCCTCCCTAATAACAGACAACAGCACTGAAACCACTGGGCTGCTGTTCTCTGAAAGCCACCAAAGAGACCTGCTGGGGCTGCTGAAGTTCACAGAGATCAGCGCTACACCCATTGCCACCTCGCTGCCCCCCAGAGGAGATGTGGATGCTGTAGTGTCAGTTTCCTACAGCCAAGAGGACGCTCAAAGGTTCTGGGGGCATTATGGCAATGGTCAACAGCAGCGGCACAGGGAGGACTCCATCGCCTCCCTGCCTGATGATGAGTATCCTGAGCCAGTGTGGATGAAGCTGGGCGAGCAGCctccagaggaagaggaggctgctgCAGAGAGTGAGCAG AGTGCTGATCATCCTTCATATAAAGACG TGCCGGGTCCGTGTGACCCTGAAGACTTGTTGGATGGAGTGATATTTGGTGCCAAGTACCTGGGCTCCACTCAGATCAAATCAGAGAAGAACCCGTCTACAAACGCCCGTATGAGACAGGCTCAGGAGGCTGTGGACCGCATTAAG GCTCCAGAGGGAGAGTCCCAGCCAATGACCGAGGTGGATCTGTTTATCTCAACCCAGCGAATCAAAGTTCtcactgcagacacacag GAAGCCATGATGGATCATGCTCTACAGATGATCTCTTACATTGCAGACATTGGCAGCATTGTCGTCCTGATGGCACGAAGGAAACGTAAATGTCAGAATGGGGAGCCGGCCTCTaactcttcctcttcctcctcatccggGCCTCAGAAGAAGTGCATAATGATCTGCCACGTCTTCTCCTCTGACGAT gcCCAGGTCATAGCCCAGGCTATCGGTCAGGCGTTCGGAGTGGCGTACCAGCAGTTTCTTCAGGCCAGCGGCATCAAGGCCAGTGATCTGAGGCCTGGCGAGTACAGCGACTACCTGGAAAGTCAGGAGCTCTACAACGGAGACCTGGCCCACTTCTCTGACTCTCAGAACATTCGAGAC GTTGCCATCACCAAGGCTGCTGGAGAGATCTTGGGTCTGGCGGTGGTGGAGTCAGGCTGGGGCTCTATCCTGCCCACTGTGGTGGTGGCCAACCTGCTCCACGGAGGACCTGCGGAGCGCTGCGGCGAGCTCAGCATCGGCGACCGCATCATGTCTGTCAATAGCACCAGCCTGGTGGGTCTGCCCATCACCACCTGCCAGAACATCATCAGG GACTTAAAAAGCCAAAAGTATGTGAAGCTTAGCATTGTCCACTGTCCCCCTGTCACTATGGCAATTATCAGGAGGCCAGATACCAAGTTTCAGCTGGGCTTCAGTGTGGAGGACGGCATT ATCTGCAGTCTGATGCGGGGCGGTATAGCAGAGAGAGGAGGCATTCGTGTTGGGCACCGCATCATTGAAATCAATGGGCAGAGTGTCGTCGCCACACCGCACGAAAAGATCATCCAAATCCTGACCAATGCTGTCGGAGAG ATTCACTTGAAGACCATGCCAGCCTCAACGTATCGACTCTTAACAGGACAAGAGCAGCCAGTGTTTCTTTGA